A single genomic interval of Eurosta solidaginis isolate ZX-2024a chromosome 3, ASM4086904v1, whole genome shotgun sequence harbors:
- the AspRS gene encoding aspartate--tRNA ligase, cytoplasmic, with protein MVADKENVAAADSAVEGETTSKKGAKKQAKEALKAAKKAEQKAANLTNNNEDSSDAVDVSAGHYGAAGLIQSKEKFEERKFVDVNALSQQVKKDELVWVRGRVHTSRSKGKQCFLVLRQQSSTVQCILVVGERISKQLVKFAGNISRESIIDVQAKVVPVPNKIESCTEQTIELCIEQMFVVSQAKPQLPLQIEDASRPDNPDEPEGLNIRVNQDTRLDNRVLDLRTPANQAIFRLEAGVCRLFRDILTAKGFTEIHTPKIISAASEGGANVFTVSYFKDSAYLAQSPQLYKQMAIAADFDKVFTVGAVFRAEDSNTHRHLTEFVGLDLEMAFKYHYHEVLHTIADTFTEIFKGLRDNYSREIAAVNQQFKVEPFKFLEPPLILEFAEGVKMLREVGVETGDEEDLSTPNEKLLGRLVKAKFDTDYYILDKFPLAIRPFYTMPDPHNPIYSNSYDMFMRGEEILSGAQRIHDPDFLIERAKHHGIDISKIAAYIESFRFGCPPHAGGGIGMERVVMLYLGLDNIRKTSMFPRDPKRLTP; from the exons ATGGTTGCTGATAAGGAGAATGTAGCGGCTGCTGATAGTGCAGTCGAAGGCGAAACGACCTCGAAAAAAGGTGCGAAGAAACAAGCAAAAGAAGCATTGAAAGCTGCTAAG AAAGCAGAACAAAAAGCCGCAAATTTGACGAACAATAATGAAGATTCTTCCGATGCTGTTGATGTATCAGCAGGTCATTATGGTGCTGCTGGTCTCATACAATCCAAGGAGAAATTTGAAGAACGTAAATTTGTTGACGTTAATGCGTTGAGCCAGCAAGTTAAAAAGGATGAACTCGTATGGGTGCGTGGACGTGTGCATACATCACGTTCTAAAGGCAAACAATGTTTTTTGGTTTTACGTCAACAGAGCAGCACAGTGCAATGCATTTTAGTTGTAGGTGAGCGTATTtctaagcaattggtgaaattcgCTGGCAA CATAAGCAGAGAGAGTATAATTGATGTACAAGCTAAAGTCGTACCAGTGCCCAATAAAATCGAATCATGTACGGAGCAAACAATTGAATTATGTATCGAGCAGATGTTCGTCGTATCGCAAGCAAAACCACAATTGCCGTTGCAAATTGAGGATGCATCCCGACCTGATAATCCAGAT GAGCCGGAGGGTCTTAATATACGCGTCAATCAAGATACACGCTTAGATAATCGCGTTTTGGATTTACGCACACCAGCAAATCAGGCCATCTTTCGTTTGGAAGCTGGCGTGTGTCGTTTATTCCGTgatattttaacagctaaaggtTTTACAGAGATACATACACCAAAAATTATATCAGCCGCCAGTGAAGGTGGCGCGAACGTATTCACTGTCAGTTACTTCAAAG ATTCCGCATACTTGGCACAATCACCACAATTATACAAACAAATGGCCATTGCTGCTGATTTCGATAAAGTTTTTACAGTTGGCGCTGTATTTCGCGCAGAAGATTCAAATACGCATCGTCATTTAACTGAATTTGTTGGTCTTGATTTGGAAATGGCTTTTAAATATCACTATCACGAGGTGCTGCATACAATAGCTGATACATTTACGGAGATATTTAAAGGTTTACGTGACAATTATAGCCGCGAAATCGCAGCAGTAAATCAACAATTTAAAGTTGAACCATTTAAGTTCCTTGAGCCACCATTAATATTGGAATTTGCAGAGGGTGTGAAAATGTTGCGTGAAGTTGGTGTTGAGACTGGTGATGAGGAGGATTTGTCTACACCCAATGAAAAACTTTTGGGCCGGCTTGTGAAAGCTAAATTTGATACTGATTATTATATTTTGGATAAATTTCCACTTGCGATACGTCCTTTCTATACGATGCCTGATCCACATAATCCAATTTATTCGAATTCATATGATATGTTCATGCGCGGCGAAGAAATATTGTCTGGTGCGCAACGTATACATGATCCCGATTTTCTTATTGAACGCGCAAAACATCATGGCATTG ACATATCAAAGATTGCTGCATATATTGAATCGTTTCGTTTCGGATGTCCACCACATGCAGGCGGTGGTATTGGCATGGAGCGCGTTGTTATGCTATATTTAGGTCTCGATAACATTCGTAAGACTTCAATGTTCCCACGTGATCCTAAACGTTTAACGCCttaa